One Erpetoichthys calabaricus chromosome 8, fErpCal1.3, whole genome shotgun sequence DNA segment encodes these proteins:
- the LOC114655933 gene encoding endoribonuclease YbeY isoform X1: MSIALRNLQRVVPLRRARLRKDVETLRQIMGIQKFDLGFICVDNQRIKHINKKYRHMSIPTDVLSFPFYEDLKAGDLPNATHQDECNLGDIFLGVEFIYRQCQVQTEDFYETLTVVAAHGICHLLGYRHRTEQEWKQMFQKESQVLEEYNRCTGLKLQPLTKNHFS, encoded by the exons ATGAGTATTGCTCTGCGCAACCTCCAGAGAGTGGTGCCCTTACGCAGGGCCAGGCTGAGGAAGGATGTGGAAACTCTTCGGCAGATTATGGgaatccaaaaatttgatttgggTTTCATTTGTGTAGACAACCAAAGGataaaacacattaacaagaaatATAGGCATATGTCCATTCCCACAGATGTGCTGTCTTTTCCCTTTTATGAG GATCTTAAGGCAGGAGACCTTCCAAATGCTACCCATCAGGATGAATGTAACCTGGGAGACATATTCTTAGGAGTGGAATTCATCTATAGGCAATGCCAAGTGCAGACTGAAGACTTTTATGAAACTCTGACA GTAGTAGCAGCTCATGGAATTTGCCACCTACTGGGATACAGACATAGAACAGAGCAAGAATGGAAACAg ATGTTCCAGAAGGAGAGCCAAGTCCTTGAAGAGTACAACAGATGTACCGGACTCAAACTCCAGCCACttacaaaaaatcatttttcttaa
- the LOC114655933 gene encoding endoribonuclease YbeY isoform X2, producing MSIALRNLQRVVPLRRARLRKDVETLRQIMGIQKFDLGFICVDNQRIKHINKKYRHMSIPTDVLSFPFYEDLKAGDLPNATHQDECNLGDIFLGVEFIYRQCQVQTEDFYETLTVSIFPLR from the exons ATGAGTATTGCTCTGCGCAACCTCCAGAGAGTGGTGCCCTTACGCAGGGCCAGGCTGAGGAAGGATGTGGAAACTCTTCGGCAGATTATGGgaatccaaaaatttgatttgggTTTCATTTGTGTAGACAACCAAAGGataaaacacattaacaagaaatATAGGCATATGTCCATTCCCACAGATGTGCTGTCTTTTCCCTTTTATGAG GATCTTAAGGCAGGAGACCTTCCAAATGCTACCCATCAGGATGAATGTAACCTGGGAGACATATTCTTAGGAGTGGAATTCATCTATAGGCAATGCCAAGTGCAGACTGAAGACTTTTATGAAACTCTGACAGTGAGTATTTTTCCCCTCcg GTAG